One window from the genome of Gopherus evgoodei ecotype Sinaloan lineage chromosome 2, rGopEvg1_v1.p, whole genome shotgun sequence encodes:
- the LOC115644820 gene encoding LOW QUALITY PROTEIN: cathelicidin-related peptide Oh-Cath-like (The sequence of the model RefSeq protein was modified relative to this genomic sequence to represent the inferred CDS: inserted 1 base in 1 codon; deleted 1 base in 1 codon), which produces METGLKVLLIIRVVTXAPAPSLSLCPTHEDAVLAAVQIYNQEPGTTLAYQLLECKPQPDWDMSSKTIQPLTFTVQETACLVSEKHDVNQCEFKEDGVRKDCSGFFSTEQDPPSIIIKCEVASEDPNVISQGR; this is translated from the exons ATGGAGACCGGCCTGAAAGTCCTGCTGATCATCAGGGTGGTCA CAGCCCCCGCGCCATCATTGTCCCTCTGCCCAACCCACGAGGATGCAGTTTTAGCTGCAGTTCAGATCTACAACCAAGAGCCAGGCACAACACTGGCCTATCAGCTCCTGGAG TGTAAGCCGCAGCCAGACTGG GACATGTCTTCAAAAACTATCCAGCCGCTGACATTCACTGTTCAAGAGACAGCGTGCCTGGTATCAGAGAAACATGACGTCAACCAGTGTGAATTCAAAGAAgatggggtt AGAAAAGACTGCTCTGGATTCTTCTCCACTGAACAGGACCCCCCTTCCATCATTATCAAATGTGAGGTGGCATCTGAGGAT CCTAATGTCATCTCACAGGGCCGCTGA
- the LOC115644822 gene encoding cathelicidin-2-like codes for METCLKVLLLVGVVTAAPTPPSSPQLTHEDAVLAAVQIYNQEPGTTLAYRLLEAEPQPDWDVSSKTIQSLKFTVKETVCPVSGNRDPNQCEFKEDGLVKDCSGFFSTEQDPPSIIIKCEEASEEPNVVTRGRWKRFWKGRGGGIVAAALKIIG; via the exons ATGGAGACCTGCCTGAAAGTCCTGCTGCTCGTCGGAGtggtcacagcagcccccacaccaCCATCATCCCCTCAGCTAACCCACGAGGATGCGGTTTTAGCTGCAGTTCAGATCTACAACCAAGAGCCAGGCACAACACTGGCCTATCGGCTCCTGGAAGCTGAGCCACAGCCAGACTGG GACGTGTCTTCTAAAACTATCCAATCGCTgaaattcactgtgaaagagacAGTGTGCCCGGTATCAGGGAACCGCGACCCCAACCAGTGTGAATTCAAAGAAGACGGG CTGGTCAAAGACTGCTCTGGATTCTTCTCCACTGAACAGGACCCCCCTTCCATCATTATCAAATGTGAGGAGGCgtctgaggag CCTAATGTCGTCACACGGGGCCGCTGGAAAAGATTCTGGAAAGGACGTGGTGGGGGCATTGTTGCTGCTGCTCTCAAAATCATTGGCTAA